One stretch of Rhodoflexus caldus DNA includes these proteins:
- a CDS encoding DUF1987 domain-containing protein, whose translation MENFFLEETSKTPKLSFDVSTGKFLMSGRSIPENSIEFYKPLFEWLDEYVKKPCPKTSFDIKLEYFNTSSSKCLVEIFRRLEKVTDGEVVINWFYEEDDEDMQESGEDFKELIDIPIIMSVIEN comes from the coding sequence ATGGAAAACTTTTTTCTGGAAGAAACCTCAAAAACCCCTAAACTGAGTTTTGATGTGAGCACAGGTAAATTCCTGATGTCCGGGCGTTCTATACCCGAAAATTCAATAGAGTTTTACAAGCCGCTGTTTGAGTGGTTAGACGAGTATGTAAAAAAACCTTGCCCCAAAACCAGTTTTGATATCAAGTTAGAGTACTTCAATACAAGTTCTTCCAAGTGTTTGGTTGAAATTTTCCGTCGCTTAGAAAAAGTTACCGATGGCGAAGTGGTCATCAATTGGTTCTACGAAGAAGATGACGAAGATATGCAGGAATCGGGTGAAGATTTTAAAGAACTCATCGACATTCCGATTATCATGAGTGTTATTGAAAACTGA
- a CDS encoding SiaB family protein kinase, with product MNVQNFYEQFQAEDILMSYKGNANGDLLNNLMDVVQAKLAEVEPKSNIKKRVFHILVEILQNIYHHYGHISIDDFSDEESVTFVLAKAQGDYYIIAGNYILNEEMPALKAKIDLINSLSSEKLKQVYMETLGNGVISEKGGAGLGLIEIARKSGGKLFYEFRLCNNHLSFFSLMVKIPAALPAAA from the coding sequence TTGAACGTTCAAAATTTTTACGAACAATTTCAAGCGGAAGACATCCTCATGTCTTACAAGGGCAATGCCAATGGCGATTTGCTCAATAATCTCATGGATGTTGTACAGGCTAAGCTGGCCGAAGTTGAGCCAAAATCAAACATTAAGAAGCGGGTTTTCCATATTTTGGTGGAAATACTGCAAAATATTTATCATCATTACGGACATATCTCTATTGATGATTTTTCTGACGAGGAAAGCGTTACATTTGTGCTTGCCAAAGCTCAGGGAGATTATTATATTATCGCCGGAAATTACATTCTGAACGAAGAAATGCCTGCTTTAAAAGCTAAAATAGACCTGATTAATTCGCTTTCGTCGGAAAAATTGAAACAGGTTTATATGGAAACGCTTGGCAATGGCGTTATATCCGAGAAAGGAGGCGCCGGCCTTGGATTAATAGAGATAGCACGCAAATCGGGCGGGAAACTCTTTTATGAGTTTCGTTTATGTAATAATCATCTTTCGTTCTTTAGTCTCATGGTCAAAATTCCTGCAGCTTTACCGGCCGCAGCCTAA
- a CDS encoding CvfB family protein, giving the protein MSATSENIIGKFSTFRVVKLVDFGAYLDTPLGELLLPKKYMPEGLQPDDYIKVFVYHDSEDRPIATTLQPYAQLGEFACLWVTHTTDFGAFLDWGLEKDLFVPLKEQHRPMRKGQVHVVRVSTDPRTGRLIGIGKIGGFLDKGKPNLREGEQVSLLVYEKTDLGYMCIINNQYAGILYHSELFEPLAIGDKRIGFVKKIREDNKIDLSLRKQGFAGIKNQQQLILDALEQAGGFLPYHDKTAPEEIYQAFQMSKKTFKALIGNLFKAGKIKISQKGISFADKN; this is encoded by the coding sequence ATGTCAGCTACATCTGAAAATATCATCGGCAAATTTTCTACTTTCCGCGTAGTAAAGTTAGTAGATTTTGGGGCATATTTAGACACTCCCTTGGGCGAGTTGTTGTTGCCTAAAAAATACATGCCCGAAGGTTTGCAGCCCGATGATTACATCAAAGTATTTGTTTATCACGACTCGGAAGACCGCCCCATAGCTACCACTTTGCAGCCCTATGCACAGTTAGGCGAATTTGCCTGCTTGTGGGTTACGCACACCACCGATTTCGGTGCATTTCTGGACTGGGGGCTCGAGAAAGATTTGTTTGTGCCGCTGAAAGAGCAACACCGCCCCATGCGCAAAGGGCAAGTACATGTCGTTCGCGTAAGTACCGACCCTCGAACAGGCAGGCTGATAGGTATCGGAAAAATTGGCGGATTTCTTGACAAAGGTAAGCCCAATCTGCGCGAAGGCGAGCAGGTTTCGCTTTTGGTCTACGAAAAAACCGACTTGGGCTACATGTGTATAATTAACAATCAGTATGCAGGTATTTTATACCATTCAGAACTGTTTGAGCCCCTTGCAATAGGCGATAAGCGCATCGGATTTGTCAAAAAAATCAGAGAAGACAATAAAATAGATTTGAGTTTGCGTAAGCAGGGCTTTGCAGGTATCAAAAACCAACAGCAACTGATTTTGGATGCATTGGAGCAAGCAGGCGGATTTTTGCCTTATCACGACAAAACAGCACCGGAAGAAATCTATCAGGCTTTCCAAATGAGTAAAAAAACATTCAAAGCGTTGATAGGCAATTTGTTCAAAGCCGGAAAAATTAAAATTTCTCAAAAAGGTATTAGCTTTGCAGATAAGAATTAG